In a single window of the Sphingosinicella microcystinivorans genome:
- a CDS encoding DedA family protein, whose product MMGEWVRELIAESGYLGIAFLMFLETVFPPIPSEIIMSFAGLEAAQGAFSLIGAILAGTTGAMFGNIFWYLLAKQIGIHRFDPLIRRFGRWLTVSLGDIEKAHNWFDQHGAAFVLFGRMLPTVRSLVSVPAGLMEMNFRQFVIYSTIGTAGWTTLLAVAGYRLGQDYAEIEAYIGPVSTAVIVVCVAGYLWRVVTWKPHE is encoded by the coding sequence ATGATGGGCGAATGGGTCCGGGAACTGATCGCCGAGAGCGGCTATCTCGGCATCGCCTTCCTGATGTTCCTCGAAACCGTGTTTCCGCCGATCCCGAGCGAGATCATCATGTCGTTCGCGGGGCTGGAAGCGGCGCAGGGCGCGTTCAGCCTTATCGGCGCGATCCTCGCGGGCACCACGGGCGCGATGTTCGGCAACATCTTCTGGTACCTGCTGGCCAAGCAGATCGGCATCCACCGCTTCGATCCCCTCATCCGCCGCTTCGGCCGCTGGCTGACCGTGAGCCTCGGCGACATCGAGAAGGCGCACAACTGGTTCGACCAGCACGGCGCCGCGTTCGTGCTGTTCGGCCGGATGCTGCCGACGGTGCGTTCGCTGGTGTCGGTGCCGGCGGGGCTGATGGAGATGAACTTCCGGCAGTTCGTCATCTATTCGACGATCGGCACCGCGGGGTGGACGACGCTGCTCGCCGTCGCAGGCTACCGGCTCGGGCAGGACTATGCCGAGATCGAAGCCTATATCGGGCCGGTCTCCACCGCCGTGATCGTGGTGTGCGTGGCGGGCTACCTGTGGCGCGTCGTCACGTGGAAGCCGCACGAATAG
- a CDS encoding tyrosine recombinase XerC — protein MNQPAHARVAEWLGHLEAAERRSAHTLRAYQTSLNGFVHFLGGHLGATVSDAALAALGLADLRAYLAHRRADGLANVSVAREVAALRSFFRWARKHRGIDCKAIAGLASPRLRKRVPRPLAPADAAGVADTAADGAREPWIGARDTAVLLLLYGSGLRIAEALSLTGDVLPIGAAITVTGKRGKTRVVPVLPKVREAIGAYLALAPFTPAPGTPLFRGAKGGPLSAGMIRAAMRAARAALGLPPSATPHALRHSFATHLLARGADLRSIQELLGHASLSSTQVYTEVDAARLLDVYRHAHPRA, from the coding sequence CTGAACCAGCCCGCGCACGCCCGCGTCGCGGAATGGCTCGGCCACCTCGAGGCCGCCGAGCGCCGCTCCGCGCACACGCTGCGCGCCTATCAGACGAGCCTCAACGGCTTCGTGCACTTCCTCGGCGGTCATCTCGGCGCAACGGTGAGCGACGCCGCGCTCGCCGCGCTCGGCCTCGCCGACCTCCGCGCCTATCTTGCGCACCGCCGTGCCGACGGTCTCGCCAACGTCTCCGTCGCGCGCGAGGTCGCGGCGCTCAGGAGCTTCTTCCGCTGGGCGCGAAAGCATCGCGGCATCGACTGCAAGGCGATCGCGGGCCTCGCCTCGCCCCGCCTCAGGAAGCGCGTGCCGCGTCCGCTCGCGCCCGCCGACGCGGCCGGCGTCGCCGATACGGCGGCGGACGGCGCGCGCGAGCCGTGGATCGGCGCGCGCGACACGGCGGTGCTGCTGCTGCTCTACGGCTCGGGGCTTCGCATCGCCGAGGCGCTGTCGCTCACCGGCGACGTGCTCCCCATCGGCGCGGCGATCACCGTCACCGGCAAGCGCGGCAAGACGCGCGTCGTGCCGGTGCTGCCGAAGGTGCGCGAGGCGATCGGGGCCTATCTCGCGCTTGCGCCGTTCACGCCCGCGCCCGGCACGCCGCTGTTCCGCGGCGCGAAGGGCGGCCCGCTCTCGGCCGGGATGATCCGCGCCGCGATGCGCGCCGCGCGCGCCGCGCTCGGCCTGCCGCCGTCGGCGACGCCGCACGCGCTCCGCCACAGCTTCGCGACGCATCTGCTGGCGCGCGGCGCGGACCTGCGCTCGATTCAGGAGCTGCTCGGCCACGCCAGCCTGTCCTCGACGCAGGTCTATACGGAGGTCGATGCGGCGCGCCTGCTCGACGTCTACCGGCACGCGCATCCGCGCGCCTGA
- a CDS encoding DUF484 family protein, whose protein sequence is MAVLDFQSEALLRLRTRVAALGEANSDLLAYARGHAGAVQQIHAAALAAMDARDFEHLIHVVTQDWVDILRIDAVGLGLMTRGQGIRASASGVQFIDPEQVELWCHLLPVGQARSVKHGSPVFGPAAPLIRSEALIALRPTPPAPTGIIALGAREPHNFGDYHGSELLAFLGDVVSRMIARWMQIEP, encoded by the coding sequence ATGGCCGTGCTCGATTTCCAGTCCGAAGCCCTGCTTCGCCTGCGCACCCGCGTCGCCGCGCTCGGCGAGGCGAACAGCGACCTGCTCGCCTATGCGCGCGGACACGCGGGCGCCGTGCAGCAGATCCACGCCGCCGCGCTCGCCGCGATGGACGCGCGGGACTTCGAGCACCTGATCCACGTGGTGACGCAGGACTGGGTGGACATATTGCGCATCGACGCCGTCGGCCTCGGCCTGATGACGCGCGGGCAGGGCATCCGCGCCAGCGCCAGCGGCGTGCAGTTCATTGATCCCGAGCAGGTCGAGCTGTGGTGCCACCTGCTTCCCGTGGGGCAGGCGCGCAGCGTCAAGCACGGCTCGCCGGTGTTCGGCCCGGCCGCGCCGCTCATCCGCTCGGAGGCGCTCATCGCCCTGCGGCCGACGCCGCCCGCGCCCACCGGCATCATCGCGCTCGGCGCGCGCGAGCCGCACAATTTCGGCGACTATCACGGCAGCGAGCTTCTCGCCTTCCTCGGCGACGTGGTTTCGCGCATGATCGCGCGGTGGATGCAGATCGAGCCCTAG
- the fsa gene encoding fructose-6-phosphate aldolase — protein MKFFVDTADTKEIADLAATGLLDGVTTNPSLIHKSGRGFVEVVTEICKIVEGPVSAEVVALDHETMMKEAEVLRKIADNIAIKVPLTIDGLKTCKALTSDGTMVNVTLCFSANQALLAAKAGATFISPFVGRHDDNGFDGMQLIGDIRLIYDNYDFATEILVASVRHPIHVLESAKIGADVMTAPPAVIRALFNHVLTEKGIAGFLADWEKTGQSIL, from the coding sequence ATGAAGTTCTTCGTCGACACCGCCGACACAAAGGAAATCGCCGACCTCGCCGCCACCGGACTCCTCGACGGCGTGACGACGAACCCGTCGCTGATCCACAAGTCCGGCCGCGGCTTCGTCGAGGTCGTCACGGAAATCTGCAAGATCGTCGAAGGTCCCGTCTCCGCCGAAGTGGTCGCGCTCGATCACGAGACGATGATGAAGGAGGCCGAGGTCCTCCGGAAGATCGCCGACAACATCGCGATCAAGGTGCCGCTCACCATCGACGGCCTCAAGACCTGCAAGGCGCTCACCAGCGACGGCACGATGGTCAACGTCACGCTGTGCTTCTCGGCGAATCAGGCGCTGCTCGCGGCGAAGGCGGGGGCGACCTTCATCTCGCCGTTCGTCGGCCGCCACGACGACAACGGCTTCGACGGGATGCAGCTCATCGGCGACATCCGCCTCATCTACGACAACTACGACTTCGCCACCGAGATCCTCGTCGCCAGCGTCCGCCACCCGATCCACGTGCTCGAATCGGCCAAGATCGGCGCGGACGTGATGACGGCGCCCCCGGCCGTGATCCGCGCGCTCTTCAACCACGTGCTCACCGAAAAGGGCATCGCCGGCTTCCTCGCCGACTGGGAAAAGACCGGCCAGTCGATTCTCTAG
- a CDS encoding primosomal protein N' — translation MPAPRPVSRLRVLTRNAALGPLDYRAPAEAVPVGSVVRVPLGPRELHGVVWEAERLPTMEVADAKLRPILGVAPVPPIPAGVRRLVEWVAAYYLVPPAAVLRMVLSVSAALDGARTVTEYRVSGILPERMTEKREAALSTLGDAQGLVRELAEWSGVSDAVIRGLISAGAIEPVTVSVDRTPPLPDPGFGPPVLEAEQEAAAAALIAAVKARDFAPFLLDGVTGSGKTETYLEAVAAALETGGQALVLLPEIALTEPFLRRFEARFGCKPVQWHSDLRSSERRTAWRAAASGAAKVVVGARSALFLPYPDLRLIVVDEAHETSFKQEDGVPYHARDVAVMRAQIEDIPIVLATATPAIETLAQVQRGRYRHLELPSRFGGAQMPGIEAIDLRVTPPEHGRWLAPPLVEAMKATLARGEQSLLFLNRRGYAPLTLCRHCGTRIECPNCTAWMVEHRLVKRLQCHHCGLVEAVPEACPECGEAHSLVACGPGVERIAEEVSALFPDANVALVTSDTIHSPAQAKALVDSALAGEIDIFIGTQLITKGYHFPELTLVGVVDADLALKGGDLRAGERSFQQISQVAGRAGRGEKPGHVYIQTHQPEAPVLAALVAGDAPGFYAAETEARRAAAMPPFGRLAAIIVSGPDEREVADTARAIGRAAPTGIDGLTILGPAPAPLSLLRGRFRHRLLVHAARRADVQGLIADWLGSVEVPRNVRVAVDIDPYSFV, via the coding sequence ATGCCTGCCCCCCGCCCCGTTTCCCGTCTGCGTGTCCTCACCCGCAACGCCGCGCTCGGCCCGCTCGATTACCGGGCGCCCGCAGAGGCCGTGCCGGTGGGGAGCGTGGTGCGCGTGCCGCTGGGGCCGCGCGAGCTGCACGGCGTGGTGTGGGAGGCTGAACGGCTGCCGACGATGGAAGTGGCGGACGCGAAGCTGCGGCCGATCCTGGGCGTGGCGCCGGTGCCGCCGATCCCGGCGGGCGTGCGGCGGCTCGTCGAGTGGGTGGCGGCCTACTACCTCGTGCCGCCCGCCGCCGTGCTGCGGATGGTGCTTTCCGTCTCCGCGGCGCTCGACGGCGCGCGCACCGTCACCGAATATCGCGTTTCGGGCATTCTTCCCGAGCGGATGACGGAGAAGCGCGAGGCGGCGCTCTCGACGCTCGGCGACGCGCAGGGGCTGGTGCGCGAGCTTGCCGAATGGTCGGGCGTGTCGGACGCGGTGATTCGCGGGCTGATCTCGGCGGGGGCGATCGAGCCGGTGACGGTGTCGGTGGACCGAACCCCGCCGCTGCCCGACCCCGGTTTCGGCCCGCCCGTGCTGGAAGCGGAACAGGAGGCTGCGGCTGCGGCGCTGATCGCGGCGGTGAAGGCGCGGGATTTCGCGCCGTTCCTGCTCGACGGCGTGACCGGTTCGGGCAAGACCGAGACCTATCTGGAGGCGGTCGCGGCGGCGCTGGAGACAGGCGGTCAGGCGCTGGTGCTGCTCCCCGAGATCGCGCTCACCGAGCCGTTCCTGCGGCGGTTCGAGGCGCGCTTCGGCTGCAAGCCGGTGCAGTGGCACAGTGACCTCAGGTCCTCCGAGCGCCGCACGGCGTGGCGCGCGGCGGCGAGCGGCGCGGCGAAGGTGGTGGTGGGCGCGCGCTCGGCGCTGTTCCTCCCCTACCCCGACCTCCGCCTGATCGTGGTGGACGAGGCGCACGAGACGAGCTTCAAGCAGGAGGATGGCGTTCCCTATCACGCGCGCGACGTCGCAGTGATGCGCGCGCAGATCGAGGACATCCCCATCGTGCTCGCCACCGCGACGCCCGCCATCGAGACGCTGGCGCAGGTGCAGCGCGGCCGCTACCGCCACCTCGAACTCCCGAGCCGCTTCGGCGGCGCGCAGATGCCCGGGATCGAGGCCATCGACCTGCGCGTCACGCCGCCCGAGCACGGCCGCTGGCTGGCGCCGCCGCTGGTGGAAGCGATGAAGGCGACGCTGGCGCGCGGCGAGCAGTCGCTGCTGTTCCTCAACCGCCGCGGCTATGCGCCGCTGACGCTCTGCCGCCATTGCGGCACGCGCATCGAGTGCCCCAATTGCACGGCGTGGATGGTCGAGCACCGGCTGGTGAAGCGCCTGCAATGCCACCACTGCGGGCTCGTCGAGGCCGTGCCGGAAGCCTGCCCCGAATGCGGCGAGGCGCACAGCCTCGTCGCCTGCGGGCCGGGTGTGGAGCGAATCGCCGAGGAGGTCTCGGCGCTGTTCCCGGACGCGAACGTCGCGCTCGTCACCTCGGACACGATCCACTCGCCCGCGCAGGCGAAGGCGCTGGTGGACAGCGCGCTCGCGGGCGAGATCGACATCTTCATCGGCACACAGCTCATCACCAAGGGCTACCACTTCCCCGAGCTGACGCTGGTCGGCGTCGTCGATGCGGACCTTGCGCTCAAGGGCGGCGACCTCCGCGCGGGCGAGCGCAGCTTCCAGCAGATCAGCCAGGTGGCGGGCCGCGCGGGGCGCGGGGAGAAGCCGGGGCACGTCTATATCCAGACGCACCAGCCCGAGGCGCCGGTGCTCGCCGCGCTCGTGGCGGGCGACGCGCCGGGCTTCTACGCGGCCGAGACGGAGGCCCGCCGCGCCGCCGCCATGCCGCCGTTCGGGCGGCTCGCCGCGATCATCGTTTCGGGGCCTGACGAGCGGGAGGTCGCGGACACGGCGCGCGCCATCGGCCGCGCCGCACCGACGGGCATAGACGGCCTCACCATCCTCGGCCCCGCACCCGCGCCGCTCTCGCTGCTGCGCGGGCGCTTCCGGCACCGGCTGCTCGTCCACGCCGCGCGGCGCGCGGACGTGCAGGGGCTGATCGCGGACTGGCTGGGGAGCGTCGAGGTGCCCCGGAACGTGCGCGTCGCGGTCGATATAGACCCCTACAGCTTCGTGTGA
- the msrB gene encoding peptide-methionine (R)-S-oxide reductase MsrB → MKSKLTDTEWQARLTPEQYRVLREAGTERPWSSPLNAEKREGEFVCAGCGAVLYRSADKFDSGCGWPSFTRAAGEIIERPDHSHGMIRTELLCGHCGGHLGHVFDDGPLPTGKRHCINGVSLAFTPEGET, encoded by the coding sequence ATGAAAAGCAAGCTGACCGACACCGAATGGCAGGCGCGGCTGACCCCCGAGCAGTACCGCGTGCTGCGCGAGGCGGGCACGGAGCGGCCGTGGTCGAGCCCGCTCAACGCCGAGAAGCGCGAAGGTGAATTCGTCTGCGCGGGCTGCGGCGCCGTGCTCTACCGCTCCGCCGACAAGTTCGACAGCGGCTGCGGCTGGCCGAGCTTCACGCGCGCGGCGGGCGAGATCATCGAGCGCCCCGACCACAGCCACGGCATGATCCGCACCGAGCTGCTGTGCGGACACTGCGGCGGGCACCTCGGCCACGTGTTCGACGACGGTCCCCTCCCTACCGGCAAGCGCCACTGCATCAACGGCGTGTCGCTGGCGTTCACGCCGGAGGGGGAAACCTGA
- a CDS encoding F0F1 ATP synthase subunit delta, giving the protein MRRQFDIRAYTERDPRGRVDTGGNTGSRAHGLSGRYATALFDLARDGKAIEAVETSLAAVRAALTESGDFRALTQSPRVGRDEAAKAVAAVAKALKLDPLTAKFLGVLAGNRRLGALPAIIRDYNGLAAAHRGEVTAEVTSAHALTAKQQDALRAKLKTGLGRDVALDVNVDPAILGGLVVKVGSRMIDSSIRTKLGAMAQAMKG; this is encoded by the coding sequence ATGCGCAGGCAATTCGACATCCGGGCTTACACCGAACGAGACCCAAGAGGACGCGTGGATACAGGCGGCAATACAGGAAGCAGGGCGCACGGGCTTTCGGGGCGTTACGCCACCGCGCTGTTCGACCTCGCCCGTGACGGCAAGGCCATCGAGGCCGTCGAGACGAGCCTTGCGGCGGTGCGCGCCGCGCTCACCGAATCGGGCGATTTCCGGGCGCTGACGCAGTCGCCGCGCGTCGGCCGCGACGAGGCCGCGAAGGCCGTCGCCGCCGTCGCCAAGGCGCTGAAGCTCGACCCGCTGACCGCGAAGTTCCTCGGCGTGCTCGCCGGGAACCGCCGCCTCGGCGCGCTTCCCGCGATCATCCGCGACTACAACGGCCTTGCCGCCGCCCACCGGGGCGAAGTCACCGCAGAGGTCACGTCGGCCCACGCGCTGACGGCGAAGCAGCAGGACGCGCTGAGGGCGAAGCTCAAGACCGGCCTCGGCCGCGACGTGGCGCTCGACGTCAATGTCGACCCCGCCATCCTCGGCGGCCTCGTCGTCAAGGTCGGCAGCCGCATGATCGACAGTTCAATCCGTACCAAGCTTGGCGCGATGGCGCAGGCGATGAAAGGCTAA
- the atpA gene encoding F0F1 ATP synthase subunit alpha, with product MDIRAAEISAIIKDQIANFGTEAQVSEVGQVLSVGDGIARVHGLDNVQAGEMVEFPGGIKGMALNLEVDNVGVVIFGSDASIKEGDTVKRTGDIVDVPVGKGLLGRVVDALGNPIDGKGPIEATERRLVEVKAPGIIPRKSVHEPVQTGLKALDALVPVGRGQRELIIGDRQTGKTAVALDTFINQKTINASGDESKKLYCIYVAIGQKRSTVAQIVRALEENGAMEYSIVVAATASEPAPLQFLAPYTGCAMGEYFRDNGMHAVIVYDDLSKQAVAYRQMSLLLRRPPGREAYPGDVFYLHSRLLERAAKLNDANGNGSLTALPVIETQAGDVSAYIPTNVISITDGQIFLETDLFNAGIRPAINVGLSVSRVGSAAQTKAMKKVAGSIKLELAQYREMAAFAQFGSDLDPSTQRLLNRGARLTELLKQPQFSPMPVEEQVASIFAGVNGYLDGVPVNAVTRFESALLSDLRANHGAVLKDIRDTGALSDETTAKLHEILKEFVRTFA from the coding sequence ATGGATATCCGCGCCGCCGAGATTTCGGCCATCATCAAGGATCAGATCGCCAACTTCGGCACCGAGGCGCAGGTCTCGGAAGTCGGGCAGGTGCTGTCGGTCGGCGACGGCATCGCGCGCGTCCACGGCCTCGACAACGTCCAGGCGGGCGAGATGGTCGAGTTCCCGGGCGGCATCAAGGGCATGGCGCTGAACCTCGAGGTCGACAACGTCGGCGTCGTGATCTTCGGCTCGGACGCGTCGATCAAGGAAGGCGACACCGTCAAGCGCACCGGCGACATCGTCGACGTGCCGGTCGGCAAGGGCCTGCTCGGCCGCGTCGTCGACGCGCTCGGCAACCCGATCGACGGCAAGGGACCCATTGAAGCCACCGAGCGCCGCCTCGTCGAGGTGAAGGCGCCGGGCATCATCCCGAGGAAGTCGGTGCACGAGCCGGTGCAGACCGGCCTCAAGGCGCTCGACGCGCTCGTCCCCGTGGGCCGCGGCCAGCGCGAGCTGATCATCGGCGACCGCCAGACCGGCAAGACCGCCGTCGCGCTCGACACGTTCATCAACCAGAAGACGATCAACGCCAGCGGCGACGAATCGAAGAAGCTCTACTGCATCTACGTCGCCATCGGGCAGAAGCGCTCGACCGTCGCGCAGATCGTGCGCGCGCTCGAAGAGAACGGCGCGATGGAATACTCGATCGTCGTCGCCGCCACGGCTTCGGAGCCGGCGCCGCTGCAGTTCCTCGCGCCCTACACGGGCTGCGCGATGGGCGAGTATTTCCGCGACAACGGGATGCACGCCGTGATCGTGTACGACGACCTTTCCAAGCAGGCCGTCGCCTACCGCCAGATGTCGCTGCTGCTGCGCCGTCCGCCGGGCCGCGAAGCCTATCCGGGCGACGTGTTCTACCTCCACTCGCGCCTTCTGGAGCGCGCCGCGAAGCTCAACGACGCGAACGGCAACGGCTCGCTGACGGCGCTCCCCGTGATCGAGACGCAGGCGGGCGACGTGTCGGCCTACATCCCGACGAACGTGATCTCGATCACCGACGGCCAGATCTTCCTTGAAACCGACCTGTTCAACGCGGGTATCCGCCCGGCCATCAACGTCGGCCTCTCGGTCAGCCGCGTCGGTTCCGCCGCGCAGACCAAGGCGATGAAGAAGGTCGCGGGCTCGATCAAGCTGGAGCTTGCGCAGTACCGCGAAATGGCGGCGTTCGCGCAGTTCGGCTCAGACCTCGACCCCTCGACGCAGCGGCTGCTCAACCGCGGCGCGCGCCTCACCGAGCTTCTGAAGCAGCCGCAGTTCTCGCCGATGCCGGTGGAAGAGCAGGTCGCCTCGATCTTCGCGGGCGTGAACGGCTACCTCGACGGCGTGCCCGTGAACGCGGTGACGCGCTTCGAGAGCGCCCTCCTCTCCGACCTCCGCGCCAACCACGGCGCGGTGCTGAAGGACATCCGCGACACGGGTGCGCTTTCGGACGAAACCACGGCCAAGCTGCACGAAATCCTCAAGGAATTCGTGCGGACCTTCGCATAA
- a CDS encoding F0F1 ATP synthase subunit gamma produces the protein MASLKSLKLRIASVKSTQKITKAMKMVAAAKLRRAQEAAEAGRPYASRIEAVVASLGARVTPGPQTSKMLTGTGRQETYLLVVCTSDRGLAGAFNANIVKAARQRAQALVDAGKTVKFYLVGKKGGAVIRRLFPGTIIASTEFAGVKQIGFEHAAPIADDIAARYEAGEFDVAYLYYAKFQSALVQEPTEQQVLPVPVETGGGEAAAGASGAVEYEPDEEAILADLLPRNLSVQLFRALLENAASEQGSRMTAMDNATRNAGDMINRLSIQYNRQRQAAITTELVEIISGAEAL, from the coding sequence ATGGCAAGCCTCAAATCCCTCAAGCTCCGGATCGCCTCGGTCAAATCGACCCAGAAGATCACGAAGGCGATGAAGATGGTGGCCGCCGCCAAGCTGCGGCGCGCGCAGGAAGCCGCCGAGGCGGGCCGTCCCTACGCAAGCCGGATCGAGGCGGTCGTCGCCTCGCTCGGCGCACGCGTCACGCCGGGGCCGCAGACCTCGAAGATGCTGACCGGCACGGGTAGGCAAGAAACCTATCTCCTCGTCGTCTGCACGTCGGACCGCGGCCTTGCCGGTGCGTTCAACGCGAACATCGTGAAGGCGGCGCGCCAGCGCGCGCAGGCGCTGGTCGATGCGGGCAAGACGGTGAAGTTCTACCTCGTCGGCAAGAAGGGCGGCGCGGTCATCCGCCGCCTGTTCCCCGGCACGATCATCGCCTCCACCGAGTTCGCGGGCGTCAAGCAGATCGGTTTCGAGCACGCCGCGCCGATCGCCGACGACATCGCCGCGCGCTATGAGGCGGGCGAGTTCGACGTCGCCTACCTCTACTACGCGAAGTTCCAGTCGGCGCTGGTGCAGGAGCCGACCGAGCAGCAGGTCCTCCCCGTTCCGGTCGAGACCGGCGGCGGCGAGGCGGCGGCGGGGGCTTCGGGCGCTGTCGAGTACGAGCCGGACGAGGAGGCGATCCTCGCCGACCTGCTGCCGCGCAACCTCTCGGTCCAGCTCTTCCGCGCGCTGCTGGAAAACGCCGCGTCGGAGCAGGGCAGCCGCATGACCGCGATGGACAACGCCACGCGCAACGCCGGCGACATGATCAACCGCCTGTCGATCCAGTACAACCGGCAGCGCCAGGCGGCGATCACCACCGAACTCGTCGAGATCATTTCGGGCGCCGAGGCGCTCTAG
- the atpD gene encoding F0F1 ATP synthase subunit beta, with amino-acid sequence MAKTTNNIGRVAQVIGAVVDVQFEKDLPAILSALETQNQGKRLVLEVAQHLGESMVRTIAMDATDGLTRGQEVTDTGAQISVPVGPQTLGRILNVIGEPIDERGPVNATATAPIHAEAPLFVDQSTETSILVTGIKVIDLLAPYAKGGKIGLFGGAGVGKTVLIQELINNIAKGHGGTSVFAGVGERTREGNDLYHEFLDAGVIAKDADGNPTPEGSKVALVFGQMNEPPGARARVALSGLTIAEYFRDVEGQDVLFFVDNIFRFTQAGSEVSALLGRIPSAVGYQPTLSTDMGQLQERITSTNKGSITSVQAIYVPADDLTDPAPATSFAHLDATTVLSRAISELGIYPAVDPLDSTSRVLEPRVVGQEHYETARRVQEVLQKYKSLQDIIAILGMDELSEEDKLTVSRARKIQRFLSQPFHVAEVFTGIPGKFVAIEDTVKSFKAVVDGEYDHLPEAAFYMVGGIDEAVEKAKKMAAEAA; translated from the coding sequence ATGGCCAAGACGACCAACAACATCGGCCGCGTCGCGCAGGTGATCGGCGCCGTCGTCGACGTGCAGTTCGAAAAAGACCTGCCGGCGATCCTTTCGGCGCTGGAGACGCAGAACCAGGGCAAGCGCCTCGTCCTCGAGGTCGCGCAGCACCTCGGCGAGAGCATGGTCCGCACCATCGCCATGGACGCGACGGACGGCCTGACGCGCGGCCAGGAAGTGACGGACACGGGCGCGCAGATCAGCGTGCCGGTCGGCCCGCAGACGCTGGGCCGCATCCTCAACGTCATCGGCGAGCCGATCGACGAGCGCGGCCCGGTGAACGCCACCGCGACCGCCCCGATCCACGCCGAGGCCCCGCTGTTCGTCGACCAGTCGACCGAGACGAGCATCCTCGTCACCGGCATCAAGGTCATCGACCTGCTCGCGCCCTACGCGAAGGGCGGCAAGATCGGCCTGTTCGGCGGCGCGGGCGTCGGCAAGACCGTGCTCATCCAGGAGCTCATCAACAACATCGCCAAGGGCCACGGCGGCACCTCGGTGTTCGCGGGCGTCGGCGAGCGCACCCGCGAGGGCAACGACCTGTATCACGAGTTCCTCGACGCGGGCGTTATCGCCAAGGACGCCGACGGCAACCCGACGCCGGAAGGCTCCAAGGTCGCCCTCGTGTTCGGCCAGATGAACGAGCCGCCGGGAGCCCGCGCGCGCGTCGCCCTGTCGGGCCTGACGATCGCCGAGTATTTCCGCGACGTCGAAGGCCAGGACGTGCTGTTCTTCGTCGACAACATCTTCCGCTTCACGCAGGCGGGCTCGGAAGTGTCGGCGCTGCTCGGCCGCATTCCTTCGGCGGTGGGCTACCAGCCGACGCTGTCGACGGACATGGGCCAGCTTCAGGAGCGCATCACCTCGACGAACAAGGGCTCGATCACCTCGGTGCAGGCCATCTACGTGCCCGCCGACGACCTCACCGACCCGGCGCCCGCCACCTCGTTCGCCCACCTCGACGCGACGACCGTGCTGTCGCGCGCCATCTCGGAGCTCGGCATCTACCCGGCCGTCGATCCGCTCGACTCGACCTCGCGCGTGCTCGAGCCGCGCGTCGTGGGCCAGGAGCACTACGAGACGGCCCGGCGCGTTCAGGAAGTCCTCCAGAAGTACAAGTCGCTTCAGGACATCATCGCCATTCTCGGCATGGACGAGCTTTCGGAAGAGGACAAGCTGACCGTCAGCCGCGCCCGCAAGATCCAGCGCTTCCTGTCGCAGCCGTTCCACGTCGCGGAAGTCTTCACCGGCATCCCCGGCAAGTTCGTGGCGATCGAGGACACGGTGAAGTCGTTCAAGGCGGTCGTCGACGGCGAGTACGACCACCTGCCGGAAGCGGCCTTCTACATGGTCGGCGGCATCGACGAGGCGGTCGAGAAGGCCAAGAAGATGGCGGCGGAAGCGGCCTAA
- a CDS encoding F0F1 ATP synthase subunit epsilon, with product MADNLHFELVSPERLLRSGDVHMVVVPGTEGDFGVLAGHAPFMSTIRPGAIEVYETASSPATRIFIDGGFAEVNDSGLTILAENAVPVAEIRADEVSKRLSDAREDVRLAKSDVERAVAEKQVARYEAMQAVAAN from the coding sequence ATGGCGGACAACCTCCACTTCGAACTGGTGAGCCCCGAGCGGCTTCTGCGCTCCGGCGACGTCCACATGGTGGTCGTGCCGGGCACGGAAGGCGACTTCGGCGTGCTCGCCGGCCATGCGCCCTTCATGTCGACGATCCGCCCCGGCGCGATCGAGGTCTATGAGACGGCAAGCAGCCCGGCGACGCGCATCTTCATCGACGGCGGCTTCGCCGAGGTGAACGACAGCGGCCTCACCATCCTCGCCGAGAACGCCGTGCCGGTCGCGGAGATCAGGGCGGACGAGGTTTCGAAGAGACTCTCCGACGCGCGCGAGGACGTGCGCCTCGCGAAGTCCGACGTCGAGCGCGCCGTCGCCGAGAAGCAGGTCGCCCGCTACGAGGCGATGCAGGCGGTCGCCGCGAACTGA
- a CDS encoding DUF6265 family protein produces MRRFLIAAAALASAPAAAADLAWMSGCWQQTQDDRWTEECWTVPRAGQLMGSGRAGDASGVRSFEFMRIAPGEDGVPVFWGAPGGSPAVPFRQVGTGAREVVFENPAHDFPTRVRYWRDGETLNAEISGREGTKPMSWRFVRM; encoded by the coding sequence ATGCGCCGTTTCCTGATCGCCGCCGCCGCGCTTGCATCCGCGCCCGCGGCGGCGGCCGATCTCGCGTGGATGAGCGGGTGCTGGCAGCAGACGCAGGACGACCGCTGGACCGAGGAATGCTGGACCGTGCCGCGCGCCGGGCAGTTGATGGGGTCGGGCCGCGCCGGCGATGCGTCGGGCGTGCGCAGCTTCGAGTTCATGCGCATTGCCCCCGGCGAGGACGGGGTTCCCGTTTTCTGGGGCGCGCCGGGCGGCAGCCCGGCAGTGCCGTTCCGGCAGGTCGGCACCGGCGCGCGCGAGGTCGTGTTCGAGAACCCCGCCCACGATTTCCCGACACGCGTGCGCTACTGGCGTGACGGCGAGACGCTGAACGCGGAAATCTCGGGGCGGGAGGGCACGAAGCCCATGTCGTGGCGCTTCGTCAGGATGTGA